In Synechococcus sp. A18-25c, a single window of DNA contains:
- the lpxA gene encoding acyl-ACP--UDP-N-acetylglucosamine O-acyltransferase yields MSEERSPAVTAEDRPPQIHPLAAVDPGAELANGVVIGPGAVVGPEVQIGAHTWVGPHAVLDGRLTIGAHNKIFPGACIGLEPQDLKYKGAPTQVVIGDHNAIRECVTINRATEEGEETRIGNYNLLMAYCHLGHNCVLGNGIVMSNGIQVAGHVLIEDKAVIGGCLGIHQFVHIGGMAMVGGMTRVDRDVPPYCLVEGHPGRVRGLNRVGLRRRGFNGEELKQLQEVWSLLYRSDHVIAEGLRLAREQSLMPLADHLCTFLEGSISKGRRGPMPAAIGR; encoded by the coding sequence ATGAGCGAAGAGCGTTCCCCCGCCGTGACTGCTGAGGACCGTCCTCCACAGATTCACCCGCTGGCAGCGGTCGATCCAGGCGCTGAACTGGCGAATGGAGTTGTGATTGGCCCTGGTGCCGTTGTGGGCCCTGAGGTGCAAATCGGAGCCCACACCTGGGTGGGCCCTCATGCCGTGCTCGATGGCCGGCTGACGATCGGCGCGCACAACAAGATCTTCCCTGGTGCCTGCATAGGGCTTGAGCCTCAGGATCTCAAATACAAAGGTGCCCCCACGCAAGTGGTGATCGGTGATCACAACGCCATCCGTGAATGCGTGACTATCAACCGGGCTACCGAGGAGGGAGAGGAGACTCGCATCGGTAACTACAACCTGCTGATGGCTTACTGCCATTTGGGCCACAACTGCGTGCTGGGCAACGGCATCGTGATGTCGAATGGCATCCAGGTGGCTGGTCACGTCTTGATCGAAGACAAGGCTGTCATCGGTGGATGTCTGGGTATCCACCAGTTCGTGCACATCGGTGGCATGGCCATGGTGGGAGGCATGACGCGGGTGGATCGCGATGTGCCTCCTTATTGCCTAGTGGAGGGTCACCCCGGCCGCGTCCGTGGTCTGAACCGCGTCGGCCTGCGGCGACGCGGCTTTAATGGCGAGGAGCTCAAGCAGCTCCAGGAGGTTTGGTCGTTGCTGTATCGATCGGACCATGTCATTGCCGAGGGTCTGCGCCTGGCGCGGGAGCAGTCGCTGATGCCCCTAGCGGATCATCTCTGCACCTTCCTTGAGGGCTCGATCTCCAAAGGACGGCGGGGTCCCATGCCAGCTGCCATCGGGCGCTGA
- a CDS encoding leucyl aminopeptidase produces the protein MKISLSPATPEAWSGSVLALGIPKDDPQDLVAAMERRFDLQLSAWLKQKPFTGKSGDLASLQLLRSDCTALVLVGLGDAAEVDRNSLRKAAAAAARAANGQSGSLALHLPWGSEDPAGDAIAAAEAVRLSLYSDLRFRSKPEPKPCPDQLELLGQWPAGIDAALAAIQPVCAGVELARELVAAPPNSVTPTELANTAEALAKDHGLELKVLERSDCEAKGMGSFLSVCQGSDMDPKFIHLTYRPSDAVHKRLVLVGKGLTFDSGGYNLKVGAAQIDMMKFDMGGSAAVFGAMRAIAELQPAGVEVHMLVASCENMINGSAVHPGDIVTASNGTTIEINNTDAEGRLTLADALVYASELKPDAIVDLATLTGACVVALGDEIAGLWSGDDGLSEALESAASNAGEGLWRMPLHSSYRKGLKSLLADMKNTGPRPGGSITAALFLKEFVEAGIPWAHIDIAGTVWTDKGRDLNPSGATGYGVRTLVNWVLSQASTAAA, from the coding sequence CTTGGCTAAAGCAGAAACCTTTCACCGGCAAAAGCGGTGATCTGGCCAGCCTGCAGCTGTTGAGGAGCGACTGCACAGCGCTGGTGCTGGTGGGCCTGGGGGATGCCGCTGAGGTGGACCGCAACAGCCTGCGCAAAGCCGCTGCCGCGGCTGCCCGGGCGGCGAATGGTCAGAGCGGCAGCCTGGCGCTGCATCTGCCCTGGGGATCAGAGGATCCGGCGGGCGATGCCATCGCCGCTGCGGAAGCCGTGCGCCTCAGCCTTTACAGCGACCTGCGTTTCCGCAGCAAGCCGGAGCCCAAACCCTGCCCCGATCAGCTGGAGCTGCTGGGTCAATGGCCTGCCGGCATCGACGCAGCCCTGGCTGCGATTCAGCCGGTGTGCGCCGGTGTGGAACTGGCCCGGGAGCTGGTGGCTGCACCGCCCAACAGCGTCACCCCCACCGAATTGGCCAACACCGCCGAGGCCCTCGCGAAAGACCATGGTCTCGAGCTCAAGGTGCTGGAGCGATCCGACTGCGAGGCCAAGGGCATGGGTTCCTTCCTGTCGGTCTGCCAGGGCTCCGACATGGATCCCAAGTTCATTCACCTCACGTACCGCCCGAGCGATGCGGTGCACAAGCGTCTGGTGCTCGTGGGTAAAGGCCTCACCTTCGATTCCGGCGGCTACAACCTCAAAGTGGGTGCGGCCCAGATCGACATGATGAAGTTCGACATGGGCGGCAGTGCTGCAGTGTTCGGCGCCATGCGCGCTATCGCAGAGCTGCAACCCGCCGGCGTGGAGGTGCACATGCTGGTGGCCTCCTGCGAAAACATGATTAACGGCTCGGCTGTGCACCCCGGCGATATCGTCACCGCCTCCAACGGCACCACGATCGAAATCAACAACACCGATGCCGAAGGCCGCCTCACCTTGGCGGATGCACTGGTGTATGCCAGCGAGCTCAAGCCCGACGCGATCGTCGATCTCGCCACTCTCACCGGTGCTTGTGTGGTGGCCCTTGGGGATGAAATCGCTGGCCTGTGGAGCGGTGATGACGGCCTCTCGGAAGCGCTGGAATCCGCCGCTAGCAATGCTGGCGAAGGGCTCTGGCGTATGCCGCTGCACAGCAGCTACCGCAAGGGCTTGAAGTCGCTGCTGGCAGACATGAAGAACACCGGTCCCCGCCCCGGTGGTTCAATCACCGCAGCGCTGTTTCTCAAAGAATTCGTGGAAGCAGGTATTCCCTGGGCGCACATCGACATCGCCGGCACAGTGTGGACTGACAAGGGCCGGGATCTCAACCCATCGGGTGCCACGGGCTACGGCGTTCGCACGCTGGTGAACTGGGTGCTGAGCCAGGCCTCGACGGCAGCGGCCTAA
- a CDS encoding ParA family protein produces MFITVFGQKGGVAKTCSSVHIAACWSHQQKRVVLVDADRNRSATAYGARGLLPYPVVPIEAAAKATRSAEIVITDGQASSNEEEMKNLVEGADFILLPTTTQSRSIELTVEMSQMLRQYKIPFAALLVKVDARKEAAAEQAIELFEGFDIKVLATQIPLLSAFEQAETEGVTVDRAIDKRGRANSRRMAGWAAYSAACKEIEGLFEEHHKQYQNHSPIGWDFTPMENRMAA; encoded by the coding sequence ATGTTCATCACTGTTTTTGGTCAAAAGGGTGGTGTCGCTAAAACATGCAGCAGTGTTCACATCGCAGCGTGCTGGAGCCACCAGCAAAAACGGGTGGTGCTGGTTGATGCCGATCGCAACCGCTCAGCGACGGCGTACGGGGCTAGAGGGCTCTTGCCTTATCCCGTTGTGCCCATTGAAGCGGCAGCCAAAGCGACGCGATCAGCAGAGATTGTGATCACAGATGGGCAAGCCAGCAGCAACGAAGAAGAAATGAAAAACTTAGTGGAGGGGGCTGATTTCATTTTGCTACCCACCACGACGCAGAGTCGATCAATCGAATTGACAGTTGAGATGTCACAAATGCTTAGGCAATACAAAATCCCGTTTGCTGCATTGCTTGTTAAAGTAGATGCACGCAAAGAAGCTGCGGCTGAACAAGCGATCGAGTTATTTGAAGGCTTCGATATCAAGGTTCTGGCTACGCAGATCCCACTCCTGAGTGCTTTTGAACAGGCAGAAACAGAAGGAGTCACGGTTGATCGGGCCATTGACAAGCGGGGTCGTGCCAATTCCCGCCGAATGGCAGGTTGGGCTGCATACAGTGCAGCCTGCAAGGAAATTGAGGGTCTATTTGAGGAGCACCACAAACAGTATCAGAATCATTCACCGATTGGATGGGACTTCACACCCATGGAAAATCGTATGGCGGCGTAA
- the msrA gene encoding peptide-methionine (S)-S-oxide reductase MsrA, with translation MAVLLLLFAPVSVLAAAQDAVLAGGCFWCLESDLEHLPGVLSAESGYTGGTVARPTYQQVSSETTGHQEAVRVRFDPAKISYARLLQSYWRNVDPLDGDGQFCDRGDSYRPVIFTQGERQQDQALASKAAAAAELGVPETAIKVEIKPLTTFWKAEGYHQDYAMRSKTKYTYYRWACGRDRKLDQVWGAKARSGAPWAD, from the coding sequence ATGGCGGTCCTGTTGCTGCTGTTCGCTCCCGTATCGGTGTTGGCGGCGGCGCAGGACGCGGTGCTGGCTGGGGGCTGCTTCTGGTGCCTCGAGAGTGATCTCGAACACCTGCCTGGGGTGCTGTCGGCGGAGAGCGGCTACACCGGTGGCACTGTGGCCCGGCCGACTTATCAGCAGGTGAGCAGCGAGACCACCGGTCATCAGGAGGCGGTGCGGGTGCGGTTTGATCCCGCAAAGATCAGTTACGCCCGCTTGCTGCAGTCCTATTGGCGCAATGTGGATCCGCTCGATGGCGACGGCCAGTTCTGTGATCGTGGTGATTCCTATCGCCCGGTGATCTTTACCCAGGGGGAGAGACAGCAGGATCAGGCCTTGGCCAGCAAAGCTGCAGCGGCCGCGGAGCTGGGTGTGCCGGAAACCGCGATCAAGGTGGAGATCAAACCGCTCACAACCTTCTGGAAAGCTGAGGGTTACCACCAGGATTACGCCATGCGGTCCAAAACCAAATACACCTATTACCGCTGGGCATGCGGTCGTGATCGCAAGCTTGACCAGGTTTGGGGAGCAAAAGCGCGAAGTGGGGCCCCATGGGCTGATTAA
- the lpxB gene encoding lipid-A-disaccharide synthase — protein MVRLLISTGEVSGDLQGSLLIAALHRQAALRGIDLEVLALGGQRMRAAGAELLADTAPMGAIGLWEALPLVVPTLKLQARVDRLLGQRPPDGVVLIDYMGANVRLGNSLRRRLPHIPITYYIAPQEWAWRIGDGGTTELLKFTDRILAIFPAEAEFYERMGAEVTWVGHPLLDTVLSRPERAEARAQLGLPDQGKLLLLLPASRPQELRYLMPVLVEAALRLQQRDPSLDVMVPAGLERFEQPLRKALAAAGVRSRVIPADQADSLKPLLFAAADLALGKSGTVNLELALQGVPQVVGYRVSRVTAWVARHLLRFKVAHISPVNLLLNERLVPELLQDEFDVDRLVTLAAPLLEAGEARQAMLSGYDRLRTTLGEPGVTDRAAAAILDKLPAPSNS, from the coding sequence ATGGTGCGGTTACTGATCAGCACCGGAGAGGTGTCAGGCGATCTGCAGGGCAGCCTGTTGATCGCTGCGTTGCATCGACAGGCTGCCCTTAGGGGGATCGACCTGGAGGTGTTGGCTCTCGGCGGTCAGCGCATGCGTGCCGCTGGTGCGGAGCTGCTGGCGGACACGGCCCCGATGGGGGCTATTGGGCTCTGGGAGGCCCTGCCGCTGGTGGTGCCTACGCTCAAGCTGCAGGCACGCGTGGATCGGCTGCTGGGGCAGCGTCCCCCGGATGGCGTGGTGCTGATCGACTACATGGGTGCCAACGTGCGCCTCGGCAACAGCCTGAGGCGGCGCTTGCCGCACATTCCGATCACGTATTACATCGCTCCCCAGGAGTGGGCCTGGCGCATCGGTGATGGTGGCACTACGGAGCTGCTCAAGTTCACCGACCGCATCCTGGCAATCTTCCCGGCGGAAGCAGAGTTCTATGAGCGGATGGGTGCTGAGGTCACCTGGGTGGGTCACCCCCTTCTCGACACGGTGCTAAGCCGACCGGAGCGGGCCGAAGCTCGTGCCCAGCTTGGCTTACCTGACCAAGGCAAGCTGCTGCTCCTGCTGCCAGCTTCGCGGCCCCAGGAGCTGCGTTACCTGATGCCAGTGCTTGTCGAGGCGGCGCTTCGCCTGCAACAACGGGACCCCAGCTTGGATGTGATGGTTCCCGCTGGGTTGGAACGATTTGAACAGCCCCTGCGTAAGGCCCTGGCTGCGGCGGGTGTGCGCTCCAGGGTGATTCCCGCCGATCAGGCGGACAGCCTCAAGCCACTGCTCTTCGCTGCGGCCGATCTGGCTCTCGGCAAGTCGGGCACCGTGAATCTGGAACTGGCCCTGCAGGGGGTTCCCCAGGTGGTTGGGTATCGGGTGAGCCGCGTGACCGCCTGGGTGGCCCGGCATCTGCTGCGCTTCAAAGTGGCGCACATCTCACCGGTGAACCTTTTGCTGAACGAGCGGTTGGTGCCGGAGCTGCTTCAGGATGAGTTCGATGTCGATCGCTTGGTGACGCTGGCGGCACCGTTGCTGGAGGCTGGCGAGGCACGTCAAGCCATGCTCAGTGGCTATGACCGGCTGCGTACAACTTTGGGTGAGCCGGGGGTGACTGATCGTGCCGCCGCCGCCATCCTCGACAAGCTCCCTGCGCCCTCCAACTCGTGA
- the fabZ gene encoding 3-hydroxyacyl-ACP dehydratase FabZ produces the protein MGLLPHRYPFALVDRVIEHVPGAKAVALKNVTLNEPQFQGHFPGRPLMPGVLIVEAMAQVGGLIVTQMPDLPKGLFVFAGIDGVRFRRPVVPGDQLRITCELISLKRQRFGKVKAVATVDGQLVCSGDLMFSLVD, from the coding sequence ATGGGGTTGCTGCCGCATCGCTATCCCTTCGCTCTGGTGGATCGTGTGATCGAGCATGTCCCCGGCGCAAAGGCGGTGGCGCTCAAGAACGTCACCTTGAACGAGCCGCAGTTTCAGGGGCATTTCCCTGGGCGACCGTTGATGCCTGGCGTTCTGATCGTTGAAGCGATGGCCCAGGTGGGTGGATTGATCGTCACCCAGATGCCCGATCTGCCCAAGGGGTTGTTCGTGTTCGCCGGTATCGATGGCGTGCGCTTCCGCCGTCCGGTGGTGCCTGGTGACCAGCTGCGCATCACCTGTGAACTGATCAGCCTCAAGCGTCAGCGTTTCGGCAAAGTGAAGGCTGTGGCGACAGTGGACGGCCAGCTGGTGTGCTCCGGCGATCTCATGTTCTCGTTGGTGGACTGA